In Fusarium falciforme chromosome 9, complete sequence, the following are encoded in one genomic region:
- a CDS encoding MFS domain-containing protein — protein sequence MTHPTTKQDEVPTPSEVDESSPLIPSTPDNCNSETKRPIFGLLSVLLIGVFVSQTDTFLVLAAYGSITAEFNDLKNASWLFSSYMLATCVGQPLYGKLSDIFGRKAMLQTSYVFFSGGSIICGVGTSMPQIIVGRVIQGIGGAGMVSLVSVLITDLVPLRDVATYRSYVNITQAASHSSSGVIGGSLTQTIGWRWAFLCQAPLTIVTMVLVAFRLPNTYVTTTKTWRTSLKRVDFAGAAAMSCTILCLLLVLDIRGDKIPWSSPVLVSLAILGLLLSALFCAVEKFWATEPIFPLHLLANGHVVIFYSVMILCCSTLAGMMMFIPLYFQVTRNVSPTTAGASLIPSVPSNTLGALFTGAYIKK from the exons ATGACCCACCCTACAACCAAACAAGACGAAGTTCCCACTCCTTCAGAGGTGGACGAAAGCTCCCCCTTAATCCCGTCCACCCCTGATAACTGCAAC TCTGAAACCAAAAGGCCCATTTTCGGACTCCTCTCGGTGCTTCTAATCG GCGTCTTCGTCTCGCAGACCGACACTTTCCTCGTTCTCGCGGCATACGGTTCCATCACGGCCGAGTTCAATGACCTCAAGAATGCTAGTTGGCTATTCTCTAGCTACATGCTCGCCACGTGTGTTGGGCAGCCCCTGTACGGCAAGCTGAGCGACATTTTTGGTCGCAAGGCGATGCTTCAGACTTCATACGTCTTCTTTTCAGGAGGCAGCATCATCTG TGGCGTCGGAACTTCAATGCCTCAGATCATCGTCGGCCGGGTTATCCAGGGGATTGGGGGGGCTGGCATGGTCTCTCTGGTCTCCGTCCTGATCACAG ATCTCGTACCCCTGAGAGACGTTGCTACCTATCGAAGTTATGTCAACATCACCCAGGCCGCGAGTCACTCATCTAGCGGGGTTATCGGGGGGTCCCTCACCCAAACGATCGGCTGGCGATGGGCCTTTCTCTGCCAAGCTCCCTTGACCATTGTCACTATGGTACTCGTTGCTTTCAGGCTGCCCAACACATACGTCACTACAACAAAGACGTGGAGAACCTCTCTGAAGCGCGTCGACTTTGCCGGCGCTGCTGCTATGAGCTGCACTATCCTCTGTCTTCTGCTCGTCCTCGACATACGAGGGGACAAAATTCCCTGGTCGTCGCCTGTCCTTGTGTCCCTCGCtattctcggcctccttttAAGCGCTCTGTTCTGCGCCGTCGAAAAGTTCTGGGCAACTGAACCCATCTTCCCCTTGCACCTCCTGGCTAATGGTCATGTGGTCATCTTTTACTCGGTCATGATCCTTTGCTGCTCTACACTGGCTGGTATGATGATGTTTATTCCTCTTTACTTCCAAGTTACACGCAACGTTTCTCCCACGACTGCCGGCGCATCCCTCATCCCATCTGTTCCGAGCAACACACTGGGCGCCTTGTTCACGGGAGCGTACATTAAGAAGTGA